Proteins encoded by one window of Pseudorca crassidens isolate mPseCra1 chromosome 3, mPseCra1.hap1, whole genome shotgun sequence:
- the TBC1D9B gene encoding TBC1 domain family member 9B isoform X3: MWLGPEEVLVANALWVTERANPFFVLQRRRGHGKGGGLTGLLVGTLDVVLDSSARVAPYRILHQTQDSQVYWTVACGSSRKEITKHWEWLENNLLQTLSIFDTEEDITTFVKGKIHGIIAEENKNLQPQGDEDPGKFKEAELKMRKQFGMPEGEKLVNYYSCSYWKGRVPRQGWLYLTVNHLCFYSFLLGKEVSLVVQWVDVTRLEKNATLLFPESIRVDTRDQELFFSMFLNISETFKLMEQLANLAMRQLLDSEGFLEDKALPRPPRPHSNISALKRDLDARAKNECYCATFRLPGDERLDGHTGCTLWTPFNKLHIPGQMFISSNYICFASKEEDACHLIIPLREVTIVEKADSSSVLPSPLSISTKSKMTFLFANLKDRDFLVQRISDFLQKMPSKPPGNSRAGRKASIVDSAPESSPAPQEVSEQPASPTSPLGGLQGSHAQEAPTASQGLLKLFQRNTPMEDLGAKGAKEKMKEESWHIHFFEYGRGMCMYRTARTRELVLKGIPESLRGELWLLFSGAWNEMVTHPGYYAELVEKSTGKYSLATEEIERDLHRSMPEHPAFQNELGIAALRRVLTAYAFRNPTIGYCQAMNIVTSVLLLYGSEEEAFWLLVALCERMLPDYYNTRVVGALVDQGIFEELTRDFLPQLSEKMQDLGVIPSISLSWFLTLFLSVMPFESAAVIVDCFFYEGIKVILQVALAILDANMEQLLGCSDEGEAMTVLGRYLDNVVNKQSVSPPIPHLHALLTSGDDPPEEVDIFDLLKVSYEKFSSLRAEDIEQMRFKQRLKVIQSLEDTAKRSVVRAIPGDIGFSIEELEDLYMVFKAKQLASQYWGSSRPAAVRRDPSLPYLEQYRIDTNQFQELFASLTPWACGSHTSVLAGRMFRLLDENKDSLINFKEFVTGISRMYHGDLTEKLKVLYKLHLPPALSPEEAESALEATHYFTENSSSEASPLASDLDLFLPWEAQEALQQEEQEGAGNDIQEKRREEKGTSPPDYRHYLRMWAKEKEVQKETIKDLPKMNQEQFIELCKTLYNMFSEDPMEQDLYHAIATVASLLLRIGEVGRRFSAWSGRGESRDSAPEESEPPAPHPPQDVAQELQPPAAGDPQAKAGGDTHLGKAPQESQVVGEGGGGEGRGSPPQPLSDDETKDDMSMSSYSVVSTGSLQCEDLADDTVLVGGEAHSPVATTHSGGAVDTDWCISFEQILASILTESVLVNFFEKRVDIGLKIKDQRKVERQFSTSSDHEQSAVLG, encoded by the exons GGCATCATCGCAGAAGAGAACAAGAACCTGCAGCCCCAGGGAGATGAGGACCCTGGGAAATTCAAGGAGGCCGAGCTGAAAATGCGGAAGCAGTTTGGGATGCCCGAGGGAGAGAAGCTGGTGAACTACTACTCCTGCAGCTACTGGAAGGGCCGCGTGCCCCGGCAGGGCTGGCTCTACCTGACCGTCAACCACCTGTGCTTCTACTCCTTCCTGCTGGGCAAGGAGG TgagcctggtggtgcagtgggtggaCGTCACACGGCTGGAGAAGAATGCCACGCTGCTCTTCCCTGAGAGCATCCGTGTGGACACCCGGGACCAGGAGCTCTTCTTCTCCATGTTCCTCAACATCAGCGAGACCTTCAAGCTCATGGAGCAGCTGGCCAACCTTGCCATGCGGCAGCTACTGGACAgcgagggcttcctggaagacaaAGCACTGCCCAGGCCCCCCCGGCCGCACAGCAACATCTCGGCTCTGAAGCG AGACCTGGACGCTCGAGCCAAGAACGAGTGCTACTGTGCCACGTTCCGGCTGCCCGGGGACGAGCGCCTGGACGGCCACACAGGCTGCACCCTGTGGACCCCATTCAACAAGCTGCACATCCCTGGCCAGATGTTTATCTCCAGCAACTACATCTGCTTTGCCAGCAAGGAAGAGGATGCTTGCCACCTCATCATACCCCTGCGGGAG GTGACCATTGTGGAAAAAGCTGATAGCTCCAGTGTCCTGCCCAGCCCTCTGTCCATTAGCACTAAGAGCAAAATGACCTTCCTGTTTGCCAACCTGAAAGACCGCGATTTCTTGGTTCAGAGGATCTCTGACTTCCTCCAGAAAATGCCATCCAAGCCGCCAGGCAACAGCAGAGCGGGGAGGAAAGCCAGCATTGTGGACTCAGCCCCAGAG TCTTCCCCAGCTCCTCAGGAGGTGTCAGAACAGCCTGCCAGCCCGACCTCACCCCTCGGTGGCCTCCAGGGGTCCCATGCACAGGAGGCTCCAACCGCTTCCCAGGgcctgctcaaactcttccagagaaaCACGCCCATGGAGGACCTGGGAGCCAAGGGG GCCAAGGAGAAGATGAAAGAGGAGTCGTGGCACATCCACTTTTTTGAGTACGGGCGCGGCATGTGCATGTACCGCACCGCCAGGACGCGGGAGCTGGTGCTGAAGGGCATCCCCGAGAGCCTCCGGGGGGAGCTGTGGCTCCTCTTCTCTG GGGCCTGGAATGAGATGGTGACTCACCCTGGCTACTATGCTGAGCTGGTGGAGAAGTCCACAGGGAAGTACAGCCTGGCCACGGAGGAGATCGAGCGAGACCTCCACCGCTCCATGCCCGAGCACCCTGCCTTCCAGAATGAGCTCGGGATCGCTGCACTCCGCCGGGTGCTGACTGCCTACGCTTTCCGAAACCCCACCATTGGCTACTGCCAG GCCATGAACATCGTCACCTCAGTGCTCCTGCTCTATGGCAGCGAGGAGGAGGCATTCTGGCTGCTGGTGGCCCTCTGTGAACGCATGCTGCCCGACTACTACAACACCAGGGTGGTTG GGGCCCTGGTGGACCAAGGCATCTTCGAAGAGCTCACGAGAGACTTCCTGCCCCAGCTCTCCGAGAAGATGCAGGACCTGGGGGTGATTCCCAGCATCTCGCTCTCCTGGTTCCTGACCCTCTTTCTCAGCGTCATGCCCTTTGAGAGCGCTGCGGTCATTGTTGACTGCTTCTTCTACGAGGGCATCAAGGTGATCCTGCAGGTGGCCTTGGCCATCCTGGATGCCAACATGGAGCAGCTACTGGGCTGCAGCGACGAGGGCGAGGCCATGACCGTCCTGGGCAG ATACCTGGATAATGTGGTCAATAAGCAGAGTGTCTCTCCTCCTATCCCACACCTCCATGCCCTGCTGACGAGTGGAGATGACCCTCCTGAAGAGGTGGACATCTTCGACCTCCTGAAAGTGTCATATGAG AAATTCAGCAGCCTGAGGGCCGAGGACATTGAACAGATGCGGTTTAAACAGAGGCTGAAAGTGATCCAGTCCTTGGAGGATACGGCCAAGAGGAGTGTG GTTCGAGCTATACCTGGGGACATTGGTTTCTCAATTGAAGAGCTGGAGGACCTTTACATGGTGTTTAAG GCCAAGCAGCTGGCGAGTCAGTACTGGGGGAGCAGCCGCCCTGCAGCTGTACGTCGGGACCCCAGCCTGCCCTACCTGGAGCAGTACCGCATCGACACGAACCAGTTCCAGGAACTCTTTGCCAGCCTGACACCCTGGGCCTGTGGCTCCCACACATCCGTGCTGGCGGGGCGCATGTTTCGGCTCCTGGATGAAAATAAGGACTCGCTGATCAACTTCAAGGAGTTCGTGACAGGGATAA GTAGGATGTACCATGGGGACCTGACAGAGAAGCTCAAGGTGCTCTACAAGCTGCACTTGCCTCCAG CCCTGAGCCCAGAGGAGGCTGAGTCAGCCCTGGAAGCGACCCATTATTTCACTGAGAACAGCTCCTCAGAAG CATCTCCTCTGGCCTCCGACCTGGACCTTTTCCTGCCCTGGGAGGCTCAAG AAGCACTACAGCAGGAAGAGCAAGAGGGAGCTGGAAATGACatccaagaaaaaagaagag AGGAGAAGGGAACCAGCCCTCCTGACTATCGGCACTACCTTCGAATGTGGGCCAAGGAGAAAGAGGTTCAGAAGGAGACGATTAAGGATCTTCCCAAGATGAACCAG GAGCAGTTCATAGAGCTGTGCAAGACGCTTTACAACATGTTCAGCGAAGACCCCATGGAGCAGGACTTGTACCATGCTATCGCCACGGTGGCCAGCCTGCTGCTCCGCattggggaagtggggaggaggtTCTCTGCATGGTCGGGCAGAGGAGAGTCCAGGGACAGTGCCCCTGAGGAGAGCGAGCCGCCAGCCCCACACCCCCCTCAAGACGTGGCCCAGGAGCTTCAGCCGCCAGCTGCAGGGGACCCCCAGGCCAAAGCGGGTGGAGACACCCACCTTGGGAAAGCACCGCAGGAGAGCCAGGTGGTGGGCGAAGGGGGCGGCGGCGAGGGGCGGGGCTCCCCCCCCCAGCCTCTGTCTGACGATGAAACCAAAGATGACATGTCCATGTCCTCGTACTCAGTGGTCAGCACGGGCTCCCTGCAGTGTGAGGACCTGGCTGATGACACAgtgctggtgggtggggaggcCCACAGCCCCGTGGCCACCACTCACAGTGGGGGTGCCGTTGATACAGACTGGTGCATCTCCTTCGAGCAGATCCTGGCCTCCATCCTGACGGAGTCCGTGCTGGTGAACTTCTTTGAGAAGAGGGTAGACATTGGACTCAAGATCAAGGACCAGAGGAAGGTGGAGAGACAGTTTAGCACCTCCAGTGACCATGAGCAGTCTGCAGTTTTGGGCTGA
- the TBC1D9B gene encoding TBC1 domain family member 9B isoform X2, whose amino-acid sequence MWLGPEEVLVANALWVTERANPFFVLQRRRGHGKGGGLTGLLVGTLDVVLDSSARVAPYRILHQTQDSQVYWTVACGSSRKEITKHWEWLENNLLQTLSIFDTEEDITTFVKGKIHGIIAEENKNLQPQGDEDPGKFKEAELKMRKQFGMPEGEKLVNYYSCSYWKGRVPRQGWLYLTVNHLCFYSFLLGKEVSLVVQWVDVTRLEKNATLLFPESIRVDTRDQELFFSMFLNISETFKLMEQLANLAMRQLLDSEGFLEDKALPRPPRPHSNISALKRDLDARAKNECYCATFRLPGDERLDGHTGCTLWTPFNKLHIPGQMFISSNYICFASKEEDACHLIIPLREVTIVEKADSSSVLPSPLSISTKSKMTFLFANLKDRDFLVQRISDFLQKMPSKPPGNSRAGRKASIVDSAPESSPAPQEVSEQPASPTSPLGGLQGSHAQEAPTASQGLLKLFQRNTPMEDLGAKGAKEKMKEESWHIHFFEYGRGMCMYRTARTRELVLKGIPESLRGELWLLFSGAWNEMVTHPGYYAELVEKSTGKYSLATEEIERDLHRSMPEHPAFQNELGIAALRRVLTAYAFRNPTIGYCQAMNIVTSVLLLYGSEEEAFWLLVALCERMLPDYYNTRVVGALVDQGIFEELTRDFLPQLSEKMQDLGVIPSISLSWFLTLFLSVMPFESAAVIVDCFFYEGIKVILQVALAILDANMEQLLGCSDEGEAMTVLGRYLDNVVNKQSVSPPIPHLHALLTSGDDPPEEVDIFDLLKVSYEKFSSLRAEDIEQMRFKQRLKVIQSLEDTAKRSVVRAIPGDIGFSIEELEDLYMVFKAKQLASQYWGSSRPAAVRRDPSLPYLEQYRIDTNQFQELFASLTPWACGSHTSVLAGRMFRLLDENKDSLINFKEFVTGISRMYHGDLTEKLKVLYKLHLPPALSPEEAESALEATHYFTENSSSEEALQQEEQEGAGNDIQEKRRGVYIGQHLLMLVEVSGWRLIFFSQLAEEKGTSPPDYRHYLRMWAKEKEVQKETIKDLPKMNQEQFIELCKTLYNMFSEDPMEQDLYHAIATVASLLLRIGEVGRRFSAWSGRGESRDSAPEESEPPAPHPPQDVAQELQPPAAGDPQAKAGGDTHLGKAPQESQVVGEGGGGEGRGSPPQPLSDDETKDDMSMSSYSVVSTGSLQCEDLADDTVLVGGEAHSPVATTHSGGAVDTDWCISFEQILASILTESVLVNFFEKRVDIGLKIKDQRKVERQFSTSSDHEQSAVLG is encoded by the exons GGCATCATCGCAGAAGAGAACAAGAACCTGCAGCCCCAGGGAGATGAGGACCCTGGGAAATTCAAGGAGGCCGAGCTGAAAATGCGGAAGCAGTTTGGGATGCCCGAGGGAGAGAAGCTGGTGAACTACTACTCCTGCAGCTACTGGAAGGGCCGCGTGCCCCGGCAGGGCTGGCTCTACCTGACCGTCAACCACCTGTGCTTCTACTCCTTCCTGCTGGGCAAGGAGG TgagcctggtggtgcagtgggtggaCGTCACACGGCTGGAGAAGAATGCCACGCTGCTCTTCCCTGAGAGCATCCGTGTGGACACCCGGGACCAGGAGCTCTTCTTCTCCATGTTCCTCAACATCAGCGAGACCTTCAAGCTCATGGAGCAGCTGGCCAACCTTGCCATGCGGCAGCTACTGGACAgcgagggcttcctggaagacaaAGCACTGCCCAGGCCCCCCCGGCCGCACAGCAACATCTCGGCTCTGAAGCG AGACCTGGACGCTCGAGCCAAGAACGAGTGCTACTGTGCCACGTTCCGGCTGCCCGGGGACGAGCGCCTGGACGGCCACACAGGCTGCACCCTGTGGACCCCATTCAACAAGCTGCACATCCCTGGCCAGATGTTTATCTCCAGCAACTACATCTGCTTTGCCAGCAAGGAAGAGGATGCTTGCCACCTCATCATACCCCTGCGGGAG GTGACCATTGTGGAAAAAGCTGATAGCTCCAGTGTCCTGCCCAGCCCTCTGTCCATTAGCACTAAGAGCAAAATGACCTTCCTGTTTGCCAACCTGAAAGACCGCGATTTCTTGGTTCAGAGGATCTCTGACTTCCTCCAGAAAATGCCATCCAAGCCGCCAGGCAACAGCAGAGCGGGGAGGAAAGCCAGCATTGTGGACTCAGCCCCAGAG TCTTCCCCAGCTCCTCAGGAGGTGTCAGAACAGCCTGCCAGCCCGACCTCACCCCTCGGTGGCCTCCAGGGGTCCCATGCACAGGAGGCTCCAACCGCTTCCCAGGgcctgctcaaactcttccagagaaaCACGCCCATGGAGGACCTGGGAGCCAAGGGG GCCAAGGAGAAGATGAAAGAGGAGTCGTGGCACATCCACTTTTTTGAGTACGGGCGCGGCATGTGCATGTACCGCACCGCCAGGACGCGGGAGCTGGTGCTGAAGGGCATCCCCGAGAGCCTCCGGGGGGAGCTGTGGCTCCTCTTCTCTG GGGCCTGGAATGAGATGGTGACTCACCCTGGCTACTATGCTGAGCTGGTGGAGAAGTCCACAGGGAAGTACAGCCTGGCCACGGAGGAGATCGAGCGAGACCTCCACCGCTCCATGCCCGAGCACCCTGCCTTCCAGAATGAGCTCGGGATCGCTGCACTCCGCCGGGTGCTGACTGCCTACGCTTTCCGAAACCCCACCATTGGCTACTGCCAG GCCATGAACATCGTCACCTCAGTGCTCCTGCTCTATGGCAGCGAGGAGGAGGCATTCTGGCTGCTGGTGGCCCTCTGTGAACGCATGCTGCCCGACTACTACAACACCAGGGTGGTTG GGGCCCTGGTGGACCAAGGCATCTTCGAAGAGCTCACGAGAGACTTCCTGCCCCAGCTCTCCGAGAAGATGCAGGACCTGGGGGTGATTCCCAGCATCTCGCTCTCCTGGTTCCTGACCCTCTTTCTCAGCGTCATGCCCTTTGAGAGCGCTGCGGTCATTGTTGACTGCTTCTTCTACGAGGGCATCAAGGTGATCCTGCAGGTGGCCTTGGCCATCCTGGATGCCAACATGGAGCAGCTACTGGGCTGCAGCGACGAGGGCGAGGCCATGACCGTCCTGGGCAG ATACCTGGATAATGTGGTCAATAAGCAGAGTGTCTCTCCTCCTATCCCACACCTCCATGCCCTGCTGACGAGTGGAGATGACCCTCCTGAAGAGGTGGACATCTTCGACCTCCTGAAAGTGTCATATGAG AAATTCAGCAGCCTGAGGGCCGAGGACATTGAACAGATGCGGTTTAAACAGAGGCTGAAAGTGATCCAGTCCTTGGAGGATACGGCCAAGAGGAGTGTG GTTCGAGCTATACCTGGGGACATTGGTTTCTCAATTGAAGAGCTGGAGGACCTTTACATGGTGTTTAAG GCCAAGCAGCTGGCGAGTCAGTACTGGGGGAGCAGCCGCCCTGCAGCTGTACGTCGGGACCCCAGCCTGCCCTACCTGGAGCAGTACCGCATCGACACGAACCAGTTCCAGGAACTCTTTGCCAGCCTGACACCCTGGGCCTGTGGCTCCCACACATCCGTGCTGGCGGGGCGCATGTTTCGGCTCCTGGATGAAAATAAGGACTCGCTGATCAACTTCAAGGAGTTCGTGACAGGGATAA GTAGGATGTACCATGGGGACCTGACAGAGAAGCTCAAGGTGCTCTACAAGCTGCACTTGCCTCCAG CCCTGAGCCCAGAGGAGGCTGAGTCAGCCCTGGAAGCGACCCATTATTTCACTGAGAACAGCTCCTCAGAAG AAGCACTACAGCAGGAAGAGCAAGAGGGAGCTGGAAATGACatccaagaaaaaagaagaggtgtATATATAGGCCAACATCTGCTGATGCTGGTAGAGGTCTCAGG atggagattaatttttttctcccaactcGCAGAGGAGAAGGGAACCAGCCCTCCTGACTATCGGCACTACCTTCGAATGTGGGCCAAGGAGAAAGAGGTTCAGAAGGAGACGATTAAGGATCTTCCCAAGATGAACCAG GAGCAGTTCATAGAGCTGTGCAAGACGCTTTACAACATGTTCAGCGAAGACCCCATGGAGCAGGACTTGTACCATGCTATCGCCACGGTGGCCAGCCTGCTGCTCCGCattggggaagtggggaggaggtTCTCTGCATGGTCGGGCAGAGGAGAGTCCAGGGACAGTGCCCCTGAGGAGAGCGAGCCGCCAGCCCCACACCCCCCTCAAGACGTGGCCCAGGAGCTTCAGCCGCCAGCTGCAGGGGACCCCCAGGCCAAAGCGGGTGGAGACACCCACCTTGGGAAAGCACCGCAGGAGAGCCAGGTGGTGGGCGAAGGGGGCGGCGGCGAGGGGCGGGGCTCCCCCCCCCAGCCTCTGTCTGACGATGAAACCAAAGATGACATGTCCATGTCCTCGTACTCAGTGGTCAGCACGGGCTCCCTGCAGTGTGAGGACCTGGCTGATGACACAgtgctggtgggtggggaggcCCACAGCCCCGTGGCCACCACTCACAGTGGGGGTGCCGTTGATACAGACTGGTGCATCTCCTTCGAGCAGATCCTGGCCTCCATCCTGACGGAGTCCGTGCTGGTGAACTTCTTTGAGAAGAGGGTAGACATTGGACTCAAGATCAAGGACCAGAGGAAGGTGGAGAGACAGTTTAGCACCTCCAGTGACCATGAGCAGTCTGCAGTTTTGGGCTGA
- the TBC1D9B gene encoding TBC1 domain family member 9B isoform X1 produces MWLGPEEVLVANALWVTERANPFFVLQRRRGHGKGGGLTGLLVGTLDVVLDSSARVAPYRILHQTQDSQVYWTVACGSSRKEITKHWEWLENNLLQTLSIFDTEEDITTFVKGKIHGIIAEENKNLQPQGDEDPGKFKEAELKMRKQFGMPEGEKLVNYYSCSYWKGRVPRQGWLYLTVNHLCFYSFLLGKEVSLVVQWVDVTRLEKNATLLFPESIRVDTRDQELFFSMFLNISETFKLMEQLANLAMRQLLDSEGFLEDKALPRPPRPHSNISALKRDLDARAKNECYCATFRLPGDERLDGHTGCTLWTPFNKLHIPGQMFISSNYICFASKEEDACHLIIPLREVTIVEKADSSSVLPSPLSISTKSKMTFLFANLKDRDFLVQRISDFLQKMPSKPPGNSRAGRKASIVDSAPESSPAPQEVSEQPASPTSPLGGLQGSHAQEAPTASQGLLKLFQRNTPMEDLGAKGAKEKMKEESWHIHFFEYGRGMCMYRTARTRELVLKGIPESLRGELWLLFSGAWNEMVTHPGYYAELVEKSTGKYSLATEEIERDLHRSMPEHPAFQNELGIAALRRVLTAYAFRNPTIGYCQAMNIVTSVLLLYGSEEEAFWLLVALCERMLPDYYNTRVVGALVDQGIFEELTRDFLPQLSEKMQDLGVIPSISLSWFLTLFLSVMPFESAAVIVDCFFYEGIKVILQVALAILDANMEQLLGCSDEGEAMTVLGRYLDNVVNKQSVSPPIPHLHALLTSGDDPPEEVDIFDLLKVSYEKFSSLRAEDIEQMRFKQRLKVIQSLEDTAKRSVVRAIPGDIGFSIEELEDLYMVFKAKQLASQYWGSSRPAAVRRDPSLPYLEQYRIDTNQFQELFASLTPWACGSHTSVLAGRMFRLLDENKDSLINFKEFVTGISRMYHGDLTEKLKVLYKLHLPPALSPEEAESALEATHYFTENSSSEASPLASDLDLFLPWEAQEALQQEEQEGAGNDIQEKRRGVYIGQHLLMLVEVSGWRLIFFSQLAEEKGTSPPDYRHYLRMWAKEKEVQKETIKDLPKMNQEQFIELCKTLYNMFSEDPMEQDLYHAIATVASLLLRIGEVGRRFSAWSGRGESRDSAPEESEPPAPHPPQDVAQELQPPAAGDPQAKAGGDTHLGKAPQESQVVGEGGGGEGRGSPPQPLSDDETKDDMSMSSYSVVSTGSLQCEDLADDTVLVGGEAHSPVATTHSGGAVDTDWCISFEQILASILTESVLVNFFEKRVDIGLKIKDQRKVERQFSTSSDHEQSAVLG; encoded by the exons GGCATCATCGCAGAAGAGAACAAGAACCTGCAGCCCCAGGGAGATGAGGACCCTGGGAAATTCAAGGAGGCCGAGCTGAAAATGCGGAAGCAGTTTGGGATGCCCGAGGGAGAGAAGCTGGTGAACTACTACTCCTGCAGCTACTGGAAGGGCCGCGTGCCCCGGCAGGGCTGGCTCTACCTGACCGTCAACCACCTGTGCTTCTACTCCTTCCTGCTGGGCAAGGAGG TgagcctggtggtgcagtgggtggaCGTCACACGGCTGGAGAAGAATGCCACGCTGCTCTTCCCTGAGAGCATCCGTGTGGACACCCGGGACCAGGAGCTCTTCTTCTCCATGTTCCTCAACATCAGCGAGACCTTCAAGCTCATGGAGCAGCTGGCCAACCTTGCCATGCGGCAGCTACTGGACAgcgagggcttcctggaagacaaAGCACTGCCCAGGCCCCCCCGGCCGCACAGCAACATCTCGGCTCTGAAGCG AGACCTGGACGCTCGAGCCAAGAACGAGTGCTACTGTGCCACGTTCCGGCTGCCCGGGGACGAGCGCCTGGACGGCCACACAGGCTGCACCCTGTGGACCCCATTCAACAAGCTGCACATCCCTGGCCAGATGTTTATCTCCAGCAACTACATCTGCTTTGCCAGCAAGGAAGAGGATGCTTGCCACCTCATCATACCCCTGCGGGAG GTGACCATTGTGGAAAAAGCTGATAGCTCCAGTGTCCTGCCCAGCCCTCTGTCCATTAGCACTAAGAGCAAAATGACCTTCCTGTTTGCCAACCTGAAAGACCGCGATTTCTTGGTTCAGAGGATCTCTGACTTCCTCCAGAAAATGCCATCCAAGCCGCCAGGCAACAGCAGAGCGGGGAGGAAAGCCAGCATTGTGGACTCAGCCCCAGAG TCTTCCCCAGCTCCTCAGGAGGTGTCAGAACAGCCTGCCAGCCCGACCTCACCCCTCGGTGGCCTCCAGGGGTCCCATGCACAGGAGGCTCCAACCGCTTCCCAGGgcctgctcaaactcttccagagaaaCACGCCCATGGAGGACCTGGGAGCCAAGGGG GCCAAGGAGAAGATGAAAGAGGAGTCGTGGCACATCCACTTTTTTGAGTACGGGCGCGGCATGTGCATGTACCGCACCGCCAGGACGCGGGAGCTGGTGCTGAAGGGCATCCCCGAGAGCCTCCGGGGGGAGCTGTGGCTCCTCTTCTCTG GGGCCTGGAATGAGATGGTGACTCACCCTGGCTACTATGCTGAGCTGGTGGAGAAGTCCACAGGGAAGTACAGCCTGGCCACGGAGGAGATCGAGCGAGACCTCCACCGCTCCATGCCCGAGCACCCTGCCTTCCAGAATGAGCTCGGGATCGCTGCACTCCGCCGGGTGCTGACTGCCTACGCTTTCCGAAACCCCACCATTGGCTACTGCCAG GCCATGAACATCGTCACCTCAGTGCTCCTGCTCTATGGCAGCGAGGAGGAGGCATTCTGGCTGCTGGTGGCCCTCTGTGAACGCATGCTGCCCGACTACTACAACACCAGGGTGGTTG GGGCCCTGGTGGACCAAGGCATCTTCGAAGAGCTCACGAGAGACTTCCTGCCCCAGCTCTCCGAGAAGATGCAGGACCTGGGGGTGATTCCCAGCATCTCGCTCTCCTGGTTCCTGACCCTCTTTCTCAGCGTCATGCCCTTTGAGAGCGCTGCGGTCATTGTTGACTGCTTCTTCTACGAGGGCATCAAGGTGATCCTGCAGGTGGCCTTGGCCATCCTGGATGCCAACATGGAGCAGCTACTGGGCTGCAGCGACGAGGGCGAGGCCATGACCGTCCTGGGCAG ATACCTGGATAATGTGGTCAATAAGCAGAGTGTCTCTCCTCCTATCCCACACCTCCATGCCCTGCTGACGAGTGGAGATGACCCTCCTGAAGAGGTGGACATCTTCGACCTCCTGAAAGTGTCATATGAG AAATTCAGCAGCCTGAGGGCCGAGGACATTGAACAGATGCGGTTTAAACAGAGGCTGAAAGTGATCCAGTCCTTGGAGGATACGGCCAAGAGGAGTGTG GTTCGAGCTATACCTGGGGACATTGGTTTCTCAATTGAAGAGCTGGAGGACCTTTACATGGTGTTTAAG GCCAAGCAGCTGGCGAGTCAGTACTGGGGGAGCAGCCGCCCTGCAGCTGTACGTCGGGACCCCAGCCTGCCCTACCTGGAGCAGTACCGCATCGACACGAACCAGTTCCAGGAACTCTTTGCCAGCCTGACACCCTGGGCCTGTGGCTCCCACACATCCGTGCTGGCGGGGCGCATGTTTCGGCTCCTGGATGAAAATAAGGACTCGCTGATCAACTTCAAGGAGTTCGTGACAGGGATAA GTAGGATGTACCATGGGGACCTGACAGAGAAGCTCAAGGTGCTCTACAAGCTGCACTTGCCTCCAG CCCTGAGCCCAGAGGAGGCTGAGTCAGCCCTGGAAGCGACCCATTATTTCACTGAGAACAGCTCCTCAGAAG CATCTCCTCTGGCCTCCGACCTGGACCTTTTCCTGCCCTGGGAGGCTCAAG AAGCACTACAGCAGGAAGAGCAAGAGGGAGCTGGAAATGACatccaagaaaaaagaagaggtgtATATATAGGCCAACATCTGCTGATGCTGGTAGAGGTCTCAGG atggagattaatttttttctcccaactcGCAGAGGAGAAGGGAACCAGCCCTCCTGACTATCGGCACTACCTTCGAATGTGGGCCAAGGAGAAAGAGGTTCAGAAGGAGACGATTAAGGATCTTCCCAAGATGAACCAG GAGCAGTTCATAGAGCTGTGCAAGACGCTTTACAACATGTTCAGCGAAGACCCCATGGAGCAGGACTTGTACCATGCTATCGCCACGGTGGCCAGCCTGCTGCTCCGCattggggaagtggggaggaggtTCTCTGCATGGTCGGGCAGAGGAGAGTCCAGGGACAGTGCCCCTGAGGAGAGCGAGCCGCCAGCCCCACACCCCCCTCAAGACGTGGCCCAGGAGCTTCAGCCGCCAGCTGCAGGGGACCCCCAGGCCAAAGCGGGTGGAGACACCCACCTTGGGAAAGCACCGCAGGAGAGCCAGGTGGTGGGCGAAGGGGGCGGCGGCGAGGGGCGGGGCTCCCCCCCCCAGCCTCTGTCTGACGATGAAACCAAAGATGACATGTCCATGTCCTCGTACTCAGTGGTCAGCACGGGCTCCCTGCAGTGTGAGGACCTGGCTGATGACACAgtgctggtgggtggggaggcCCACAGCCCCGTGGCCACCACTCACAGTGGGGGTGCCGTTGATACAGACTGGTGCATCTCCTTCGAGCAGATCCTGGCCTCCATCCTGACGGAGTCCGTGCTGGTGAACTTCTTTGAGAAGAGGGTAGACATTGGACTCAAGATCAAGGACCAGAGGAAGGTGGAGAGACAGTTTAGCACCTCCAGTGACCATGAGCAGTCTGCAGTTTTGGGCTGA